Proteins encoded by one window of Megachile rotundata isolate GNS110a chromosome 10, iyMegRotu1, whole genome shotgun sequence:
- the LOC100880240 gene encoding ribosomal RNA processing protein 36 homolog yields MSDEEDTLLREDKDQDQIRSELSQMSFEDLQKLKNKLGTKIYKEALFGPRKVKKVEYKRENKNRPREMSAKKPVSRFREVVQTKKFIPRDPRFDSLCGAFDQKVFKKTYGFLTEIKKNDLAALKKQLNETDDPKTTKKIKYLIQRLENQLREEQRKDQEEEQKGKEKKEIVEAIKRGEKPAFKKKSEKKVLNLVSQYEELKNSGKLKKHIERLRKKNLRKDRQRLASTSE; encoded by the exons atgaGCGATGAGGAAGATACGCTTCTCCGCGAAGATAAGGATCAG GATCAGATTCGTTCAGAACTCTCTCAGATGAGTTTTGAGGATCTTCAGAAGCTGAAAAACAAGCTTGGAACTAAAATTTACAAGGAAGCATTGTTTGGTCCCCGCAAGGTTAAGAAAGTTGAATATAAAAGGGAAAACAAAAACCGTCCAAGGGAAATGTCTGCAAAGAAACCTGTTTCCAGATTCAGGGAAGTGGTACAGACAAAAAAGTTCATTCCTAGAGACCCTAGATTCGACAGTTTATGTGGCGCATTTGACCAGAAAGTATTTAAAAAGACTTACGGATTCCTCACCGAGATCAAGAAGAATGACTTAGCAGCACTGAAAAAGCAATTAAATGAGACAGATGATCCAAAGACGACTAAGAAAATCAAATACCTCATACAAAGATTAGAGAATCAGTTACGCGAAGAGCAGAGGAAGGATCAGGAGGAGGAGCAGAAGGGCAAGGAAAAGAAGGAAATAGTGGAGGCCATTAAACGCGGAGAGAAACCTGCctttaaaaagaaat CGGAGAAGAAAGTTTTGAACTTGGTATCTCAGtatgaggaattgaaaaattctggCAAACTTAAGAAGCATATTGAAAGGTTGCGCAAGAAGAATCTTCGCAAGGATAGACAGAGATTGGCATCTACTTCTGAATAA